A genomic region of Dreissena polymorpha isolate Duluth1 chromosome 4, UMN_Dpol_1.0, whole genome shotgun sequence contains the following coding sequences:
- the LOC127878934 gene encoding von Willebrand factor A domain-containing protein 5A-like yields MDDSDESLDAVMADETSSNSDVAVGSDQMMLEVITLQDLAGNWTVSSRLTGFLKISNEQIKSKEIVADGRVLVTLAVIAWLRKHYGHRQDEWEMIETKAVMWLGQQGLQRPVEELIILVTEKMLTA; encoded by the exons ATGGATGACAGTGATGAATCACTGGATGCAGTCATGGCAGATGAGACGTCCTCCAATTCAGATG TTGCAGTTGGATCTGATCAAATGATGCTGGAAGTGATAACGTTGCAAGACTTGGCTGGAAACTGGACCGTCTCTTCTCGGCTAACTGGGTTTCTTAAGATCAGTAATGAGCAAATAAAGTCTAAGGAGATTGTTGCT GACGGCAGAGTGCTAGTAACGCTGGCCGTGATTGCCTGGCTCAGGAAGCACTACGGGCACCGTCAGGATGAGTGGGAGATGATTGAGACCAAGGCAGTCATGTGGCTCGGCCAGCAGGGCCTGCAGAGACCAGTCGAGGAGCTGATAATTCTGGTCACAGAGAAAATGCTGACTGCTTGA